In Acidaminococcus fermentans DSM 20731, one genomic interval encodes:
- a CDS encoding DUF3644 domain-containing protein, with protein sequence MTIALRQGKAKSILENSRSCVLTAVETYNRPNNLYRSENYIVLMIIGWTKLLHAYFQAKIGSKYFYKAENGRYKKVNGEKRAWDLKECIKQFNKREPEFKLSEAVRKNLYFFIGIRNKIEHSFWCGSDLDMYVFGECQALLFNYEKLLNELFGDSYAIEGCLAFALQFSHRRSENQSISQKMLLSKEIRDLKNYIDKYKTDLNQDVYDSQEYSIKLLLIPKVSNTNRHDMALEFVNWNAIDEKDRESYQKVTAIIKDKIVYKNASNVDLLKPSDVIEKVKQRTGESLNIANHTCLWKSFGVRPETNSQDKFDTIDKYCLYDEPHNDYLYTGEWVNFIVNLIEKYKFNKDNIKERCETKLDLKEYEYNGGC encoded by the coding sequence ATGACTATAGCGTTGCGTCAAGGAAAAGCAAAGAGCATCTTAGAAAATTCGAGATCCTGTGTATTGACAGCTGTCGAAACATATAATCGTCCAAATAATCTTTATAGAAGCGAAAATTATATTGTACTCATGATTATTGGATGGACTAAATTGTTGCATGCATATTTTCAAGCAAAAATTGGGAGTAAGTATTTTTATAAGGCTGAAAATGGAAGATATAAAAAAGTTAATGGAGAAAAAAGAGCTTGGGATTTGAAAGAGTGTATAAAACAGTTTAATAAAAGAGAACCAGAATTTAAATTAAGCGAAGCTGTCAGAAAAAATTTATATTTTTTCATTGGGATTAGAAATAAAATAGAACATTCATTTTGGTGTGGTTCTGATTTGGATATGTATGTATTCGGTGAATGTCAAGCACTTCTATTTAACTATGAAAAGCTGCTAAACGAACTTTTTGGTGATAGTTATGCTATTGAAGGGTGTTTGGCTTTTGCGTTGCAATTTTCACATAGAAGATCTGAAAATCAGAGTATATCACAAAAAATGTTATTGTCCAAAGAAATACGGGATTTAAAGAATTATATAGATAAATATAAAACTGATTTAAATCAGGATGTTTATGACAGTCAGGAATATAGTATAAAACTTTTATTAATTCCTAAGGTGAGTAATACGAACAGGCACGATATGGCTTTAGAATTTGTAAATTGGAATGCAATAGATGAAAAGGATAGAGAAAGTTATCAAAAGGTCACCGCAATTATAAAGGATAAAATTGTGTATAAAAATGCGTCAAACGTTGATTTATTAAAGCCTTCAGATGTGATAGAAAAAGTAAAACAGAGAACTGGTGAATCACTTAATATAGCTAATCACACTTGCTTATGGAAATCTTTTGGAGTTAGACCGGAAACAAATTCTCAGGATAAATTTGATACTATTGATAAATATTGTTTGTATGATGAACCACACAATGATTATTTATATACAGGTGAGTGGGTTAATTTTATTGTGAATCTTATAGAGAAATATAAATTTAATAAAGATAATATAAAAGAACGCTGCGAGACCAAACTTGACTTGAAGGAATATGAATATAATGGAGGTTGCTAG
- a CDS encoding DUF6978 family protein produces MSTLTNEEAEKLLMLPKKIIVDDEPQNQYMLKSGSRLSERFFLRSVDGYHLFLLEIFQGKRRLKITLHFQENTQPVGLLRVDYQGTHQNPVECNEFVPNFAKPYAKQDIKENHIHFHVQGYKPLAWAIPLRISKFPVKEIMDMDSFISALEAFQRVIHLDTKFLYEGRLFL; encoded by the coding sequence ATGAGTACATTAACAAATGAAGAAGCTGAAAAATTATTAATGCTTCCGAAAAAAATTATTGTCGATGATGAACCACAGAATCAGTATATGCTCAAAAGTGGCAGTCGCCTTTCAGAAAGATTTTTTCTTCGTTCTGTAGATGGATATCATTTGTTTTTGTTGGAGATTTTTCAAGGGAAAAGACGTTTGAAAATAACGCTTCATTTTCAGGAGAACACACAACCTGTTGGCCTTTTACGGGTGGATTATCAGGGAACGCATCAAAATCCTGTTGAATGCAATGAATTTGTCCCGAATTTTGCAAAGCCATATGCAAAACAGGATATTAAGGAAAACCATATCCATTTTCATGTACAGGGATATAAACCATTGGCGTGGGCCATTCCGTTACGTATCAGCAAATTTCCCGTAAAAGAAATTATGGATATGGATTCCTTTATTAGTGCGTTAGAAGCATTTCAGCGAGTGATCCATTTGGATACAAAATTTCTTTATGAGGGGAGGTTGTTTCTATGA
- a CDS encoding transglycosylase domain-containing protein, whose amino-acid sequence MRKLLCILVVLAGALCWHMTRPATIHEKVGAPSRPAVQAQALPAGTPRPGWVADLPQPLQLFWQGWHIRDIARSRIPREDWVPLDQISPWLPKAQVAVEDKRFYSHHGVDPDGIIRATLVNIQNDEVVEGASTLTQQLVKNLLLTSDQTLGRKAAEAGLAFLVEARCSKQEILEMYLNTTFLGAGATGVKQASQVYFGKKPKDLSLPQAATLAGLPYAPTALNPYTNWQGCKKRRNLVLNRMAQQDMITPEQLEDALNEPLGIGK is encoded by the coding sequence ATGCGCAAATTGTTATGCATCCTGGTGGTGCTGGCCGGTGCCCTGTGCTGGCACATGACCCGCCCCGCCACTATCCATGAAAAAGTGGGAGCCCCGTCCCGGCCCGCCGTCCAGGCCCAGGCCCTGCCCGCCGGCACACCCCGGCCCGGCTGGGTGGCCGATCTCCCCCAGCCCCTCCAGCTGTTCTGGCAGGGCTGGCACATCCGGGACATCGCCCGCAGCCGGATTCCCCGGGAGGACTGGGTCCCCCTGGACCAGATTTCCCCTTGGCTGCCCAAAGCCCAGGTGGCGGTGGAAGACAAACGGTTCTATTCCCACCACGGAGTGGATCCGGACGGGATCATCCGGGCCACCCTGGTGAACATCCAGAACGACGAGGTGGTGGAAGGGGCCAGCACCCTTACCCAACAGCTGGTGAAGAACCTGCTGCTCACTTCCGACCAGACCCTGGGCCGGAAAGCCGCGGAAGCCGGCCTGGCCTTCCTGGTGGAAGCCCGGTGCAGCAAACAGGAAATCCTGGAAATGTACCTGAATACCACCTTTCTGGGTGCCGGGGCCACCGGGGTGAAGCAGGCCTCCCAGGTGTACTTCGGCAAAAAGCCCAAAGACCTGTCCCTGCCCCAGGCCGCCACCCTGGCCGGACTCCCCTACGCCCCCACCGCCCTGAACCCCTACACCAACTGGCAGGGCTGCAAAAAGCGCCGGAACCTGGTCCTCAACCGGATGGCCCAGCAGGACATGATCACCCCGGAACAGCTGGAAGACGCCCTGAACGAGCCGTTGGGGATAGGGAAATAA
- the tnpA gene encoding IS66 family insertion sequence element accessory protein TnpA, with the protein MGEIQRIKHQKALEYWSQILKEQQESGLCIKAFCRSRQMSHHAMYYWIKGLREEALLVNPQAPACTTQFAPVSMAQEQQHSCGKMVVYVGSASLEIPEVLRSD; encoded by the coding sequence TTGGGTGAAATCCAACGCATAAAACATCAGAAGGCTCTGGAATACTGGAGCCAGATTTTAAAGGAGCAACAGGAAAGCGGTCTTTGCATCAAGGCGTTCTGTCGGTCACGTCAGATGAGCCATCATGCCATGTATTACTGGATCAAGGGACTGAGAGAGGAAGCGCTGTTGGTCAATCCTCAGGCACCCGCCTGTACTACTCAATTTGCGCCCGTCTCTATGGCTCAGGAGCAACAGCATTCCTGCGGGAAGATGGTCGTCTACGTGGGTTCTGCTTCTCTTGAAATCCCTGAGGTGTTAAGGTCGGATTAA
- a CDS encoding DUF1828 domain-containing protein — protein MNWIDKALQNYFEFLKEHMKATPVDDQWYSISTPFLNMFNDYIEIYCCNKDGKIYLSDDGETLRNLSLAGVNLSRSETKQKLMNQIMINYGIREKNQELILETDMKNFAQAKHNFLSAILEISDFYVLSKPNTISMFKEDVQNYLEEQEIIYTPGFIAKGNTGLEFTFSFQIAGRKREILINTFNVINKSNLTSFLFDWGDIKEGRERVSQKSVSGLAIINDQKKPIDSKYLDAIRNKGADYILYSERNKKENIEKLNANAA, from the coding sequence ATGAACTGGATTGATAAAGCTCTTCAAAATTATTTCGAGTTTTTAAAGGAACATATGAAAGCCACCCCGGTGGATGATCAGTGGTATTCCATTAGTACGCCTTTTTTGAATATGTTCAATGATTACATTGAAATCTATTGCTGCAATAAAGACGGAAAGATTTATTTGTCCGATGATGGAGAAACCTTGCGGAATTTGAGCCTGGCAGGGGTTAATTTGTCCCGCTCTGAGACCAAACAAAAGCTCATGAATCAAATCATGATCAATTATGGAATCAGAGAAAAGAATCAGGAGCTAATCCTGGAAACGGATATGAAAAATTTTGCGCAGGCAAAACATAATTTTTTGAGTGCAATTTTGGAGATATCGGATTTTTATGTGCTGTCCAAACCCAATACAATTTCCATGTTCAAAGAAGATGTACAAAATTATTTAGAAGAGCAGGAAATTATTTATACGCCCGGTTTCATTGCAAAAGGAAATACGGGATTGGAATTTACGTTCTCTTTCCAGATTGCTGGAAGGAAACGGGAAATCCTCATTAATACATTCAATGTGATCAACAAGAGCAATTTAACATCGTTCTTGTTCGACTGGGGCGACATCAAAGAGGGAAGAGAGAGGGTTTCTCAAAAAAGTGTCAGCGGACTGGCAATCATCAACGACCAGAAAAAGCCGATTGATTCAAAGTATTTGGATGCCATTCGCAATAAGGGCGCTGATTATATCTTGTACTCAGAGAGAAATAAGAAAGAGAATATAGAAAAACTGAACGCAAATGCTGCATAA
- the argB gene encoding acetylglutamate kinase has product MQIKNNEMNILVEALPYLSAFKGKTVVVKYGGNAMLNDDLKNKVLEDIVFLRCAGMRPVVVHGGGPEITAMLKAAGKKSEFISGLRVTDKETVEIAELALVGKTNTDLVRRLNMLGGKAIGLNGKDAKLIEARKHLADVYENGQVNLVDIGFVGTVEKVNTDLINLLLENDYIPVIAPTGIGPDGETYNINADSVAGEVAGALKAEKLLMLTDVRGIYEDHKDESTFLSTLTFEKAQELIVKGSIDGGMIPKVKACISALSGGAVKTHIIDGRQEHSILQEIFSDEGVGTEVVRD; this is encoded by the coding sequence ATGCAGATCAAGAACAACGAAATGAACATATTAGTTGAAGCACTGCCATATCTGAGCGCTTTCAAGGGCAAGACGGTGGTTGTGAAATATGGCGGCAATGCCATGCTCAACGATGATCTGAAGAATAAAGTCCTGGAGGACATCGTTTTCCTCCGTTGTGCCGGCATGCGCCCGGTGGTGGTCCATGGGGGCGGCCCGGAAATTACCGCCATGCTGAAGGCAGCCGGGAAGAAATCCGAATTCATCAGCGGCCTCCGGGTCACGGACAAGGAAACGGTGGAAATCGCTGAACTGGCTCTGGTGGGCAAGACCAATACGGATTTGGTCCGCCGGCTGAACATGCTGGGGGGCAAGGCCATCGGCCTGAACGGCAAGGATGCCAAGCTCATCGAGGCCCGGAAGCATCTGGCGGATGTGTATGAAAACGGCCAGGTGAACCTGGTGGACATCGGCTTTGTGGGCACGGTGGAAAAGGTGAATACGGACCTGATCAACCTGCTGCTGGAAAACGACTACATCCCGGTGATCGCTCCTACAGGGATCGGACCGGACGGGGAAACCTACAACATCAACGCGGACAGCGTGGCCGGGGAAGTGGCCGGCGCCCTGAAGGCGGAAAAGCTGCTGATGCTCACTGACGTGCGGGGCATTTACGAAGACCACAAGGATGAAAGCACCTTCCTGTCCACCCTGACCTTTGAAAAGGCCCAGGAACTGATTGTGAAGGGAAGCATCGACGGGGGCATGATCCCTAAGGTGAAGGCCTGCATTTCCGCACTCAGCGGGGGCGCGGTGAAGACCCATATCATCGATGGGCGGCAGGAACATTCCATTCTCCAGGAGATCTTCTCCGACGAGGGTGTGGGCACGGAAGTTGTAAGAGACTGA
- a CDS encoding dCTP deaminase domain-containing protein produces MFIADSKIKELNSSLITPFKEDAIGPVSYDLTARQFHLLKNGEAESKVKIELLPLESVFVSTEETINLPANLSAVVNIRNSKLRQGLNLESPIYYPGHHTRVFFRLTNFSNEKIILSAGEKYAAAYFSPVDGAVDQPYQGTFQDEFDFTGMAGYTNQYKKAMHQVQDKLKDLKDLEKGIYGNVMVLMTIFVALFSLININVNLVKEGSDGAYLIRLLVFNLGTVGSIFALIGCVQSMVKSEGINKCLVGLSVLCFLAAICLAIKA; encoded by the coding sequence GTGTTTATTGCAGACAGCAAGATAAAAGAACTCAATAGCTCTCTGATTACTCCTTTTAAAGAAGATGCTATAGGACCGGTCTCTTATGATTTAACGGCCCGGCAGTTTCATTTGCTGAAAAATGGAGAAGCTGAAAGTAAAGTTAAAATAGAACTTCTTCCTTTGGAATCGGTTTTTGTTTCGACAGAAGAAACAATCAATTTGCCGGCTAATTTGTCGGCTGTAGTTAATATAAGGAATTCCAAGTTACGCCAGGGACTAAACTTGGAGAGCCCGATTTATTATCCGGGGCATCATACACGAGTCTTTTTCCGCTTGACCAATTTTTCTAATGAAAAAATCATTTTATCGGCAGGCGAGAAATATGCAGCTGCTTATTTTTCTCCTGTGGATGGAGCAGTTGATCAGCCCTATCAAGGTACCTTTCAAGATGAATTTGATTTTACAGGTATGGCCGGCTATACGAATCAATATAAAAAAGCAATGCATCAAGTACAGGATAAATTGAAAGACCTGAAAGATCTGGAAAAGGGAATTTATGGAAACGTCATGGTTTTAATGACGATTTTCGTGGCTTTGTTCAGCTTGATTAATATTAATGTGAATTTGGTAAAAGAAGGTTCTGATGGAGCGTATCTGATTCGTCTGCTTGTTTTCAATCTGGGAACGGTTGGCAGTATTTTTGCATTGATTGGATGTGTGCAATCGATGGTAAAATCTGAAGGAATCAATAAATGCCTGGTTGGATTGAGTGTGTTATGCTTCCTTGCTGCCATCTGTCTGGCTATAAAAGCATAA
- a CDS encoding glucose-6-phosphate isomerase produces MQETIVFSKGFSYHAANMLGEGRISPEEVEALAPRIRQAAAGVEKIRKEGWAKNHLSKDGNPEPIFFPRLPYPGSDSPNTPELLRKLVDWGAKTRAEEDAVVFCGVGGSYLGGKVLYDCCTSGYWAGQTAASRPEIFFAGNNVDPEDAEGIRIRLEAMARACREKQGRRLRVLLVPISKSGTTLEPTAAFLYFYGLLQDQGDLFQVDGTVVTDERMEQGPLNRLARKHGWPMFDVPNGVGGRFSVLSTPGMIVGAVLGMDLPELLRGAREMDQACRGDRLDTNPALLNAVLKFLGARDHGAVTEVFMPYAMRLKALGEWYVQLLAESLGKRKDREGNTVFYGRTPVVAIGTTDMHAQTQLHQDGRRDKAVQFLFIDSWKGRVKIRNSFPEIGEYAKYAGLDMGRALEVAMEANEEALASDRRMNALIRLSELNEYSLGQLFFFLMLSIAYEGELADVDAYDQPGVEIYKRLMGEKLKKR; encoded by the coding sequence ATGCAGGAAACAATTGTCTTTTCAAAAGGTTTTTCTTATCATGCAGCCAATATGCTGGGCGAAGGGCGGATCTCTCCAGAGGAAGTGGAGGCGCTGGCGCCCCGGATCCGTCAGGCGGCGGCCGGAGTGGAGAAAATCCGGAAGGAAGGATGGGCGAAGAACCATCTGTCCAAGGATGGGAATCCGGAACCGATATTCTTTCCCCGTCTTCCTTATCCGGGGAGTGATTCTCCCAATACGCCGGAACTGCTCCGGAAATTGGTGGATTGGGGGGCCAAAACCCGGGCGGAAGAGGATGCGGTGGTATTCTGCGGGGTAGGTGGCTCCTATCTGGGGGGCAAAGTGCTCTATGACTGCTGCACCAGCGGGTACTGGGCCGGCCAGACGGCGGCTTCCCGGCCGGAAATCTTCTTTGCCGGGAACAATGTGGATCCGGAAGACGCGGAAGGGATCCGAATCCGGCTGGAAGCCATGGCCCGGGCGTGCCGGGAAAAGCAGGGGCGGCGGCTGCGGGTGCTGCTGGTGCCCATTTCCAAATCCGGCACCACCCTGGAACCCACGGCGGCATTCCTCTATTTCTACGGCCTGCTCCAGGACCAGGGAGATCTGTTCCAGGTGGATGGGACAGTGGTCACCGACGAACGGATGGAACAGGGGCCCCTGAACCGGCTGGCCCGGAAGCATGGATGGCCCATGTTCGATGTGCCCAACGGGGTGGGAGGACGGTTCAGCGTCCTTTCCACCCCGGGGATGATCGTGGGAGCGGTGCTGGGGATGGATCTGCCGGAACTGCTCCGGGGAGCCCGGGAGATGGACCAGGCCTGCCGGGGTGACAGACTGGACACCAATCCGGCCCTCCTGAATGCGGTACTGAAATTCCTGGGGGCCCGGGACCACGGCGCGGTGACGGAAGTGTTCATGCCCTATGCCATGCGGCTGAAGGCCCTGGGCGAATGGTATGTGCAGCTGCTGGCGGAAAGCCTGGGGAAACGGAAGGACCGGGAAGGGAACACGGTGTTCTACGGACGGACGCCGGTGGTGGCCATCGGCACCACGGACATGCATGCCCAGACCCAGCTCCACCAGGACGGGCGCCGGGACAAGGCGGTCCAGTTCCTGTTCATCGACAGCTGGAAGGGCCGGGTGAAGATCCGGAACTCGTTCCCGGAAATCGGGGAATATGCCAAATATGCAGGACTGGACATGGGCCGGGCCCTGGAAGTGGCCATGGAGGCCAATGAGGAGGCCCTGGCCAGTGACCGGCGGATGAATGCTCTGATCCGGCTGTCGGAATTGAATGAATATTCATTGGGCCAGCTGTTCTTCTTCCTGATGCTCAGCATCGCCTACGAAGGGGAACTGGCGGATGTGGATGCCTACGATCAGCCGGGGGTGGAAATCTACAAGCGGCTGATGGGGGAGAAGCTGAAGAAGAGATGA
- a CDS encoding capsule assembly Wzi family protein, whose translation MKRTFAVLLSLGLGVGTLPASALARVAANVPVDSHYYETIDKLSGMGYLSSLPNGARPYSRLQMARWVLEAQKRAGDKPLPGYLAADLADLEKFVAPELASLQDGQAASDGFQVRNVRVGTGYLHSDRFSYGDRRTASTWAPFAGNNGHKKGRNDSLYGDVEASGNLGHEVALGIRGRAAWDKDNEGTASLEEAYVKTRTGAWAWEAGKQAMTWGQGASGNLLLGNGMKPLTTIQAHLNEPIQAGGFLKFLGQVDFHGFYGRLDGDRAADAAAWGRKDYDHAGLLGLRLDVTPVSWFTLGMSRISLLGGHGNGLDSHDWGKWTYGHNADSRDKWDDIGGFDFRVRLPGVQFYGEMYGEDQAHGMPSDWGYRGGVYLPQLTRDGSWDLVAEMAHTNQDWYVHGTYQDGWTYSGDMLGDWMGNDARKYYARVNHYFPGADRLGLYYQRTEKDRGGNGPVIQELGLTGRKKLKDALYLNGTLGYAAVKQGNKDHALFAGAEVEWEM comes from the coding sequence ATGAAACGTACTTTTGCTGTGCTGCTTTCTCTGGGACTGGGGGTTGGGACTCTGCCGGCTTCTGCGCTGGCCCGGGTTGCGGCCAATGTGCCGGTGGACAGCCATTATTATGAAACCATTGACAAACTTTCAGGGATGGGCTATCTTTCTTCTCTTCCCAACGGTGCCCGGCCTTACAGCCGGCTCCAGATGGCCCGGTGGGTTCTGGAGGCCCAGAAACGGGCTGGGGACAAGCCGCTGCCCGGGTACCTGGCGGCGGATTTGGCGGATCTGGAGAAGTTCGTGGCTCCGGAACTGGCTTCTTTGCAGGATGGCCAGGCCGCATCTGACGGGTTCCAGGTGCGGAATGTCCGGGTGGGCACCGGCTATCTCCACAGTGACCGGTTTTCTTATGGGGACCGCCGGACGGCCAGTACATGGGCGCCTTTTGCCGGGAACAACGGGCACAAAAAGGGCCGGAACGACAGTCTGTACGGGGATGTGGAGGCTTCCGGGAATCTGGGCCATGAGGTGGCGCTGGGCATCCGGGGCCGGGCGGCCTGGGACAAGGACAATGAGGGCACGGCCAGCCTGGAGGAGGCTTATGTGAAGACCCGGACCGGGGCCTGGGCCTGGGAAGCCGGGAAACAGGCCATGACCTGGGGCCAGGGGGCCAGCGGAAACCTGCTGCTGGGGAACGGGATGAAGCCCCTCACCACCATCCAGGCTCATCTGAACGAACCCATTCAGGCCGGGGGCTTTCTGAAGTTCCTGGGACAGGTGGATTTCCACGGGTTCTACGGTCGGCTGGACGGGGACCGGGCAGCGGATGCGGCAGCCTGGGGCCGGAAGGATTATGACCATGCAGGGCTCCTGGGGCTGCGGCTGGATGTGACCCCGGTATCCTGGTTTACTCTGGGGATGTCCCGGATTTCCCTGCTGGGGGGCCACGGCAACGGGCTGGATTCCCATGACTGGGGCAAGTGGACCTATGGCCATAATGCGGATAGCAGGGATAAGTGGGACGATATCGGGGGCTTTGATTTCCGGGTGCGGCTGCCCGGGGTCCAGTTCTACGGGGAAATGTACGGAGAGGATCAGGCTCACGGGATGCCTTCGGACTGGGGCTACCGGGGCGGAGTGTATCTGCCCCAGCTGACCCGGGACGGTTCCTGGGACCTGGTGGCGGAAATGGCCCATACCAATCAGGACTGGTACGTCCATGGGACCTACCAGGACGGATGGACCTACAGCGGGGACATGCTGGGAGACTGGATGGGCAATGATGCCCGGAAGTACTATGCCCGGGTGAACCACTACTTCCCGGGGGCGGACCGGCTGGGTCTGTATTACCAGCGGACGGAGAAGGACCGGGGCGGCAATGGTCCGGTGATCCAGGAGCTGGGGCTTACGGGACGAAAGAAGCTGAAGGACGCTTTGTACCTGAACGGGACCCTGGGGTATGCAGCGGTGAAACAGGGGAACAAGGACCACGCCCTGTTTGCCGGTGCGGAAGTGGAATGGGAGATGTAG
- a CDS encoding AAA family ATPase — translation MEWKINPNDTEPGIYVSEIEFNDGSKVEDIGTDDIIVFVGANNVGKSQTLKDIYYGLGDENVSILKNLHALVKGCPQDVINLVKDKGTCFQQTNNNIFYILGKGFSITNIPYYMEGGCRQHEVLRDLFVCNIDTEKRLSVCRPADLIRRDAIRAHPIHYLAFEPSIRKKFSEYFKRAFHKSIEPNVLFGSQIPLMVTDGKIHLAAEDYNDETERVEAYGVELNKYPQAHEQGDGIKGFIGILLYLILDFYRVYLIDEPEAFLHPPQARIMGQLIGELSAGKKQIFISTHSEQLIQGLLDTASERVKIVRITRNQNINHASVLNAEDIERVWRDPILRYSNILEGLFYKNVILCESDSDCRFYSIMNDHLQKEQGRYADTFFTYSGGKQRIPVILNALSSLGVETKVITDFDVLNNKIIFEKICKACHIDWDSIQKDYQVFYDAVNRKSKLSMKPKKEILTEIEQITKKGEGNDYYTENDVRKIKEMLKGKSYWSILKESGENAIPAGEPSQAFNKINQVAREHNLFIVPVGELECFVKEISSHGPNWVNDVLEKYRNLNDSVYDKVRAFLGLLNL, via the coding sequence ATGGAGTGGAAAATAAATCCAAATGATACAGAACCAGGAATATATGTATCGGAAATTGAATTTAATGATGGAAGTAAAGTAGAAGATATTGGCACGGATGACATTATTGTTTTTGTGGGGGCCAATAATGTAGGAAAAAGTCAGACATTAAAAGATATTTATTATGGTCTAGGGGATGAAAATGTTTCTATTTTAAAGAATCTGCATGCTCTGGTTAAAGGGTGTCCACAGGATGTTATTAATCTTGTTAAAGACAAGGGAACATGTTTTCAACAGACAAATAATAACATATTCTATATACTCGGTAAGGGATTTTCTATAACAAATATACCTTATTATATGGAGGGTGGCTGTAGGCAGCATGAGGTATTAAGGGATTTGTTCGTTTGTAATATCGATACAGAAAAGCGCCTTTCAGTTTGCCGACCAGCAGATTTGATTAGACGTGATGCTATTAGAGCACATCCAATTCATTATCTTGCTTTTGAACCCTCTATTAGAAAAAAATTCTCTGAATACTTTAAGAGGGCATTTCATAAATCTATCGAACCTAATGTGCTGTTTGGAAGCCAGATTCCTCTTATGGTGACAGATGGCAAGATTCATTTGGCTGCCGAGGATTATAATGATGAAACGGAAAGAGTAGAAGCGTACGGAGTTGAACTGAATAAATATCCCCAAGCTCATGAACAAGGTGATGGAATCAAAGGATTCATTGGTATTTTACTGTATCTGATTTTAGATTTTTATAGGGTCTATCTGATTGATGAACCTGAAGCTTTTCTTCATCCACCACAAGCCAGAATCATGGGACAGTTGATAGGAGAACTAAGTGCGGGGAAAAAACAGATTTTCATTTCCACACATAGTGAACAGCTGATCCAAGGGCTTTTAGACACAGCATCTGAAAGGGTTAAAATTGTAAGGATAACAAGAAATCAGAATATAAATCATGCATCAGTTTTAAATGCAGAAGATATAGAACGGGTATGGCGTGATCCAATCTTGAGATATTCCAATATTCTGGAAGGACTCTTTTACAAAAACGTGATTCTTTGTGAAAGCGATTCTGATTGTCGGTTTTATTCTATTATGAATGACCATTTGCAAAAAGAACAGGGGAGATATGCTGATACATTCTTTACTTATTCCGGTGGCAAACAGAGGATCCCTGTGATTTTAAATGCGTTATCATCTTTAGGCGTAGAGACAAAGGTTATTACGGATTTTGATGTGCTTAATAATAAAATTATATTTGAAAAAATATGTAAGGCTTGTCATATTGATTGGGATTCGATTCAAAAGGATTACCAAGTCTTTTATGATGCCGTTAACAGAAAGTCTAAGTTAAGCATGAAACCGAAAAAAGAAATTCTTACCGAAATTGAACAGATAACAAAAAAGGGGGAAGGAAACGATTACTATACGGAAAATGATGTACGGAAGATTAAAGAAATGTTAAAGGGGAAATCTTATTGGAGTATATTAAAAGAGTCTGGTGAAAATGCGATTCCTGCGGGTGAGCCGAGTCAAGCTTTTAACAAGATTAATCAAGTCGCCAGAGAACATAATTTATTTATCGTACCGGTAGGTGAACTGGAATGCTTTGTTAAAGAAATCAGTTCGCATGGGCCGAATTGGGTGAATGATGTTTTGGAGAAATATCGCAACTTAAATGATTCTGTTTATGATAAGGTAAGGGCATTCTTAGGTCTGTTGAATTTATAA